In Theileria equi strain WA chromosome 3, complete sequence, the genomic window GTTAAAGGTGGACCTCAGGAAGTTGATAAGAAGTGGTTTAAAAAACCTAATAGTAGTAATGGTAAATATGAAGACTGGACAAAAGTAGAAAGTCTCAGCATAAGACCGGACGAGTTAAATGGGAATATACAATGTGATCAGTATAAAGAACTTGTTAAGGAGCTCGAATGTAAGAACCATAAAGACTGTCCCTCATCGCAACACACTTCTACTGCTCCTGAATCTGATCCTCCTACTTCTCCTATTTCTCCTGCTGCTCTTTCTGAAGGAACCCCTGATGAAGCTCAAGCTGCTACTGAAACTGATGCTAGTGCTAGTGATGTTAGTGAAGCTAAGCCTGTTATTACTACCGCTACTACTGGTGGTGTCTTCGCTGGATATATCGTCTTCGGtgtttttggtggatcAGGCGCAGCTGGTCTTGCGGGATGGAAGCTTTATAAGaactttaaaggagacccttgggttagacaaatatgatgGTCCACGGGTATAGTGAACATTCTAAGAAATAGGCAACCAATAAATCCGTATAACCACGAGTTATCTACATGCATGATGTGTCTGTCTACTCCTGTCAAAGctttcaagatttattttgagattATTATCTTGTTGATATAATGGGCACTGAGTAGTTGATCTAATGGGGTACCGCCAGAGATAATCCTACTATTCCCTAGACTCACTACGTTCGCTATAAATCCCTCACCATTAGGAGTAATAACAAGAATAAGCAAGtgatggaagtactctCAGGACATGtacctttataacaaaacgagtaatggagtataccaagagttaagGTAAAAGACTCCCTAGTCCTGCCTACTGAgaagagaggagtctagaggggagagtctctaccacctaccaagggtagggagaacatactgcattagtgTTTAGTTTATCCATCCACAAGATTAATGAGTTGTCTTTAAATTATCATTATATCGTGCAATTAAAGCGTTTTACTGTGATCCACTGGGTTGTTTAGTGGAAGTAGGAAAGTCATCAGATCTGCCGAACCCAAGGGTCAGAGTAATTTTGGTAGGCcttataaagtttccatgATGCAAAAGTGGTTATGACAGATGCCATTAAAACACCAGTAAAGGCCCCAAGAATTGTATATGAATCCCAACCAGAAAGGCCTAAGCCTTCTTTAGCAAGATCTTTAAGAGCTTCAACAGGGGCATCGCCTCGAATAGCAGCAGCTTTAGGTTCTCCAACTCCGGGAGCTTTATTACTAGCAGAAGGACCAGCTTCTTGTATTTGAGGTGAGGGTttctccttttcttcctcctttcCTTCTTCGGACCTTAGTCCTTCAGTATCTCTAACACCTTCGGAACGTAATTCTATATCCTTTTCAGCACGTAGTTGTTCTAGTCGTGCTTCTTGTTTTTCAGTAGTCTCTTGAgtacattcttgcaagCCTTCACATCCAAGTCGTTTTAGTTCCTCCGCAAGTTTTTTAAAATCGCCTTCACTAGTACAGTCTATAGGTTTAGTTAACTTATCTGGTGTTATATTCTCAGATATACCAGAGACTTTTATCCACCCATTTGTAGTACCTTTCTGGTACCATCCTTTAATTTTATCTCCAGATGAATCTACATAGATTAGAACCGGATCCCTACTACTATTAGAGTAGAAAACATAAACTGTAACTTTTACTGACTGTTTGGTAGGTAACCCAAGGCCGTCAATATTTATTCTTATCCTATGAGTATTAGGACCACTATTATAGTACTTAATAGCTGCTACCTTCCATTTACCAGCGTAATTAACCTCATGTTTGAAGAATGGAGCAGAGCCAGAATGTATTGAACAGGAAACTGTCTTTTGCTCAACGGAAACTCTAGTATGATTATGTTTGTAACAGCAGTAGCTTCCATTCTTATGAGTCTTAGAATTCTGAAATGTTAGATTCAAAGTAACTGCGTTGTGATGTTCACAGGTGAGGTCGTCCAGTAACTGGTCAAGATTACTATTGGTGAGTTTATTAGATGTATAAGGACCTGAGAATACAGGAAGTAAAGTCCATTGGTTTCTACCAGTACCCCGGACATAATACTTAGTTCCACCTGATCCACTGTATACTACTTCAACTAGGAGAGCCTTCTTAGGTCCACCCTTTTCACGCTGCCAGTAATAGGCAGAAACTGATGTCACCTCTTTACCGTATTCCCTAATCACACTGATAGGTTTTCTACCATCTAGTACGGCCAGTAGTGTaaatcttcctccattgGAAACACTGTCCACGTGAGTatacttgaggaagtcAGATCCAGGAGGGTAATTAGATTTTGTGACTCTAATGATAGTCCTACCTCTGGAAGGGGGATATCCATCATAAGTCTTTTCATTCCCTGGCTTTTCTTTAAGCTGAATGATTACTTGTGGGACTGCCATTATTGATAGGGTTATAGGCCATGATGCTCTGAAGAAGTCCTTTAAGTTGAATCTTCAAGAGCTATAGCTTGAATCTGAGCTTAAAGTCTTTCAGGACCAGCAGAACCAATATCAGTTTGAAGGACCATAGGGAAGGAAAGAGTATGACCAGAGAGAGGTAGAAGTTGTCAGGGGTCTTTGAGATACAGCAAGTGACTAGAGACACTATGAACAGAAGTAAGAGTAGTATGGCCAAAAGAACTAAGAgtttgttcttcagatcCAGCTGTTTCAGGTTCTTTAACTTTACCAACAGGTCTTTAGGGTCCTCTAGAATTACTATTAGCATGACATACAGTAGAGTATCCAgcagtagattcttcagctttactAGAAcctccatcctttagtTCAAGATAAGTTTAGTATCAGGAGAACCAAGAAAGTAGGATTAAGAGACTCCTTAGTCTTCCTTAGATTCTCTGTCCTGTACTATTTATTATCCCTCTATCCTACTCGCTCCTTCATCCTTCCTcagtagtactccattaatgtctcaactggtgtgagcagaatggtcacTACGAGCGGCTAGTCTACAAGGATGAGGAATGTGACGAATTTAATCATCCGGAAAGTAAATGGTCTAGAGCCAAAGAGTTTAGCCTAAACAATCCAAAGGAATGTTACCGATAAATGTCCtcatattcatccttaCTGATAGTCATCCGTCTCCCATCAGTTTCTCCATGGAAAATCTTGCACCAAAATTCCTTTCTTGCATGCAAACTTGTTATAGCACAATTGGAATAAACAAAAAGGGCAAGACAACCTGTAGATAGAGCTCATACCATCCATATAGACATGACCTAGCTTGTATGTACAAATTACAACTTTTCATATGCCAGCGTCCCTTCCAGCTTTTTATTCTCTGTCAGTTTCCTGGCTGCTTTAAAAAAGTCTTCTTCTATAATATAGTCTCTCATGGCTCTAATTGCGCAAATGCCTGTTTTAATGCTATGGCATACGCCTAAAAAACATACCGGCTTCTGTGCACACATTTCTCAAATCTGCTCCGTTGAACCCGTCGCAGAGGCGACAAACTGCCTCGTAGTCTGTAATGTCATTAGTCGTGCATAATGTGGGTGTACTGTGCAACATACCGATATCTCCCTGTTTTGTGAGCTTTTTCGAGTGAATCTTGAGGATTTCCACCCGTGCGGCTTCGTTGGGGAGTGGGATTTCAATCTTTCGGTCGATACGTCCGGGGCGCAAGAGGGCTGGGTCTAGCACGTCTGGTCTGTTTGTCGCCATGATGATTTTGACCTGCCCGAGCTCGTCAAAACCGTCCAGGTGTGTTAGCAGCTCCATGAGGGTGCGTTGGATTTCTCGATCTGCGGACGTGCCCTGGGAGAACCTCCTTCCTCCAATGGCGTCGATTTCGTCCATGAATATGATACACGGCTGGTGTTCCTTTGCGTAGCCTAATGGtgatgaatgaatgggtgGAGGAGGAGAGTAGACATACCAAACATTTCCCTAATAATCTTTGCAGATTCACCGATATATTTATCTACAACAGCAGAGGCGACAactttgagaaagttgCAGTCAATGTCAGACGCCAGGGCTCTGGCGAGCAGCGTCTTTCCCGTCCCGGGCGGTCCATAGAGCAGCACGCCTTTTGGCGGCTTGATTCCCACCCTGTGGAAGAGGAAGGGGTTCCTCAGCGGGAGCTCAATCACCTCTCTCATCTCCCTAATTTGCTTTCGAAGTCCTCCTACAGAgtggtcagtatggattAATGAGTAGCATACCGATGGAATCGTACCCCTCCTTCCTGGCCTTGCCGTCGACGAGCTCCACGTCGTTGAGCATGTTAAAGACGACCGGGTCCACCTCCCTGGGCAGCTTCTTCATGATGGTCAGCGTGGTCATGTCCAGGGCCACCCTGGACCCCGAGGTCAGGGTC contains:
- a CDS encoding hypothetical protein (encoded by transcript BEWA_003790A), coding for MAVPQVIIQLKEKPGNEKTYDGYPPSRGRTIIRVTKSNYPPGSDFLKYTHVDSVSNGGRFTLLAVLDGRKPISVIREYGKEVTSVSAYYWQREKGGPKKALLVEVVYSGSGGTKYYVRGTGRNQWTLLPVFSGPYTSNKLTNSNLDQLLDDLTCEHHNAVTLNLTFQNSKTHKNGSYCCYKHNHTRVSVEQKTVSCSIHSGSAPFFKHEVNYAGKWKVAAIKYYNSGPNTHRIRINIDGLGLPTKQSVKVTVYVFYSNSSRDPVLIYVDSSGDKIKGWYQKGTTNGWIKVSGISENITPDKLTKPIDCTSEGDFKKLAEELKRLGCEGLQECTQETTEKQEARLEQLRAEKDIELRSEGVRDTEGLRSEEGKEEEKEKPSPQIQEAGPSASNKAPGVGEPKAAAIRGDAPVEALKDLAKEGLGLSGWDSYTILGAFTGVLMASVITTFASWKLYKAYQNYSDPWVRQI
- a CDS encoding 26S proteasome ATPase subunit, putative (encoded by transcript BEWA_003800A); translation: MTKDAGTAPKSKDQREVVAQYVKKVREHRDLEAKIKKLRSDMSELTAKDEKYEQDLKALQSIGQIVGHVLRPIDDNKFIVKASSGPRYVVCCKVNIDPSTLTSGSRVALDMTTLTIMKKLPREVDPVVFNMLNDVELVDGKARKEGYDSIGGLRKQIREMREVIELPLRNPFLFHRVGIKPPKGVLLYGPPGTGKTLLARALASDIDCNFLKVVASAVVDKYIGESAKIIREMFGYAKEHQPCIIFMDEIDAIGGRRFSQGTSADREIQRTLMELLTHLDGFDELGQVKIIMATNRPDVLDPALLRPGRIDRKIEIPLPNEAARVEILKIHSKKLTKQGDIDYEAVCRLCDGFNGADLRNVCTEAGICAIRAMRDYIIEEDFFKAARKLTENKKLEGTLAYEKL